In Brachypodium distachyon strain Bd21 chromosome 2, Brachypodium_distachyon_v3.0, whole genome shotgun sequence, one genomic interval encodes:
- the LOC100843159 gene encoding cytochrome P450 734A6 isoform X1 — MMGWWWIAAAAAACAAAYMAVKLLEVLWWRPRRVEAHFARQGIRGPPYRFFIGCVREMVALMVASSAKPMPPPYRSHNVLPRVLAFYHHWKKIYGSTFLIWFGPTPRLAVADPDLIREIFISRAQHFDRYESHPMVRQLEGEGLVSLRGEKWAHHRKVLQPTFHMENLKMLLPFIGKTVVDMVEKWHGMADTESGEVEIDVSEWFQIVTEDAITRTAFGRSYEDGKAVFKLQTKLMAFASEAFRKVFIPGYRFLPTKKNTSSWKLDKEIRKNLVTLIGRRQEATDDERLEGCAKDLLGLMINAGSNSDRRTQLVSPITVNDIVEECKTFFFAGKQTTSNLLTWTTVVLAMHPEWQELARQEVLEVCGTQDIPCREQLAKLKTHDPVRDTASVPSCGCNGAASKVRRGARRVPYPARHRAADPDHGRAPRRAAVGAGRDRVQPGAVRGRCVTSGQTPDGVHTVWPGREDVHRPEPGAPGGQTHGGHHSPAFRVLAVAQVHPCSDGPDAPPPAVRGTHHLPIPLISDVRSYDDICEKMNALTLSVSIATGRMTETTMLLVCCFVIQSAEMIRAKRTITNRTTT; from the exons ATGATGGGTTGGTGGTggatcgcggcggcggcggcggcgtgcgcggcggcgTACATGGCGGTGAAGCTCCTGGAGGTGCTGtggtggcggccgcggcgcgtgGAGGCGCACTTCGCCCGGCAGGGGATCAGGGGTCCGCCCTACCGCTTCTTCATCGGCTGCGTCAGGGAGATGGTGGCGCTCAtggtggcctcctccgccaAGCCAATGCCGCCCCCTTACCGCTCCCACAACGTCCTCCCCCGCGTCCTCGCCTTCTACCACCACTGGAAGAAAATCTACG GTTCCACGTTCCTCATATGGTTCGGCCCGACGCCGCGGCTCGCTGTCGCCGATCCCGACCTCATCCGGGAGATCTTCATCTCGCGCGCGCAGCATTTCGACCGCTACGAGTCACACCCCATGGTGCGGCAGCTCGAGGGCGAGGGGCTCGTCAGCTTGCGCGGTGAGAAGTGGGCGCACCACCGCAAGGTGCTCCAGCCCACCTTCCACATGGAGAACCTCAAG ATGCTGCTGCCGTTCATCGGGAAGACGGTCGTGGACATGGTGGAGAAGTGGCACGGCATGGCTGACACTGAGTCAGGCGAGGTCGAGATCGACGTGTCCGAGTGGTTCCAGATTGTGACAGAGGACGCCATCACACGCACAGCCTTCGGACGGAGCTACGAGGACGGCAAGGCCGTATTCAAGCTCCAGACGAAGCTCATGGCCTTCGCCTCCGAGGCATTTCGCAAGGTCTTCATCCCTGGATACAG GTTCTTGCCGACCAAGAAGAACACCAGCTCGTGGAAGCTGGACAAGGAGATCAGAAAGAACCTGGTGACGCTCATCGGCCGGAGGCAGGAGGCCACAGACGACGAGCGGCTCGAAGGGTGCGCCAAGGACCTCCTAGGCCTCATGATCAACGCCGGCAGCAACAGCGACAGGAGAACACAGCTGGTCAGCCCCATTACTGTGAATGACATCGTGGAGGAATgcaagaccttcttcttcgccgGCAAGCAGACGACGTCAAACCTCCTGACATGGACCACCGTGGTGCTCGCCATGCATCCAGAGTGGCAGGAGCTCGCCCGGCAGGAGGTCCTCGAAGTCTGCGGCACGCAGGACATCCCCTGCCGCGAGCAGCTCGCCAAGCTCAAGACT CATGATCCTGTACGAGACACTGCGTCTGTACCCTCCTGCGGTTGCAACGGTGCGGCGAGCAAAGTCCGACGTGGTGCTCGGCGGGTACCATATCCCGCGCGACACAGAGCTGCTGATCCCGATCATGGCCGTGCACCACGACGTGCGGCTGTGGGGGCCGGACGCGACAGAGTTCAACCCGGCGCGGTTCGCGGAAGGTGTGTCACGAGCGGCCAAACACCCGACGGCGTTCATACCGTTTGGCCTGGGCGCGAGGATGTGCATCGGCCAGAACCTGGCGCTCCTGGAGGCCAAACTCACGGTGGCCATCATTCTCCAGCGTTTCGAGTTCTGGCTGTCGCCCAAGTACATCCATGCTCCGACGGTCCTGATGCTCCTCCACCCGCAGTACGGGGCACCCATCATCTTCCGATCCCGCTCATCTCAGACGTCCGATCATATGACGACATCTGTGAAAAGATGAACGCACTAACATTGTCAGTGTCAATTGCGACTGGCAGAATGACAGAAACAACCATGCTCCTGGTGTGCTGCTTTGTCATCCAGAGCGCAGAGATGATAAGAGCAAAGCGAACTATCACCAACAGAACGACTACATGA
- the LOC100843159 gene encoding cytochrome P450 734A6 isoform X3, with protein sequence MVRQLEGEGLVSLRGEKWAHHRKVLQPTFHMENLKMLLPFIGKTVVDMVEKWHGMADTESGEVEIDVSEWFQIVTEDAITRTAFGRSYEDGKAVFKLQTKLMAFASEAFRKVFIPGYRFLPTKKNTSSWKLDKEIRKNLVTLIGRRQEATDDERLEGCAKDLLGLMINAGSNSDRRTQLVSPITVNDIVEECKTFFFAGKQTTSNLLTWTTVVLAMHPEWQELARQEVLEVCGTQDIPCREQLAKLKTHDPVRDTASVPSCGCNGAASKVRRGARRVPYPARHRAADPDHGRAPRRAAVGAGRDRVQPGAVRGRCVTSGQTPDGVHTVWPGREDVHRPEPGAPGGQTHGGHHSPAFRVLAVAQVHPCSDGPDAPPPAVRGTHHLPIPLISDVRSYDDICEKMNALTLSVSIATGRMTETTMLLVCCFVIQSAEMIRAKRTITNRTTT encoded by the exons ATGGTGCGGCAGCTCGAGGGCGAGGGGCTCGTCAGCTTGCGCGGTGAGAAGTGGGCGCACCACCGCAAGGTGCTCCAGCCCACCTTCCACATGGAGAACCTCAAG ATGCTGCTGCCGTTCATCGGGAAGACGGTCGTGGACATGGTGGAGAAGTGGCACGGCATGGCTGACACTGAGTCAGGCGAGGTCGAGATCGACGTGTCCGAGTGGTTCCAGATTGTGACAGAGGACGCCATCACACGCACAGCCTTCGGACGGAGCTACGAGGACGGCAAGGCCGTATTCAAGCTCCAGACGAAGCTCATGGCCTTCGCCTCCGAGGCATTTCGCAAGGTCTTCATCCCTGGATACAG GTTCTTGCCGACCAAGAAGAACACCAGCTCGTGGAAGCTGGACAAGGAGATCAGAAAGAACCTGGTGACGCTCATCGGCCGGAGGCAGGAGGCCACAGACGACGAGCGGCTCGAAGGGTGCGCCAAGGACCTCCTAGGCCTCATGATCAACGCCGGCAGCAACAGCGACAGGAGAACACAGCTGGTCAGCCCCATTACTGTGAATGACATCGTGGAGGAATgcaagaccttcttcttcgccgGCAAGCAGACGACGTCAAACCTCCTGACATGGACCACCGTGGTGCTCGCCATGCATCCAGAGTGGCAGGAGCTCGCCCGGCAGGAGGTCCTCGAAGTCTGCGGCACGCAGGACATCCCCTGCCGCGAGCAGCTCGCCAAGCTCAAGACT CATGATCCTGTACGAGACACTGCGTCTGTACCCTCCTGCGGTTGCAACGGTGCGGCGAGCAAAGTCCGACGTGGTGCTCGGCGGGTACCATATCCCGCGCGACACAGAGCTGCTGATCCCGATCATGGCCGTGCACCACGACGTGCGGCTGTGGGGGCCGGACGCGACAGAGTTCAACCCGGCGCGGTTCGCGGAAGGTGTGTCACGAGCGGCCAAACACCCGACGGCGTTCATACCGTTTGGCCTGGGCGCGAGGATGTGCATCGGCCAGAACCTGGCGCTCCTGGAGGCCAAACTCACGGTGGCCATCATTCTCCAGCGTTTCGAGTTCTGGCTGTCGCCCAAGTACATCCATGCTCCGACGGTCCTGATGCTCCTCCACCCGCAGTACGGGGCACCCATCATCTTCCGATCCCGCTCATCTCAGACGTCCGATCATATGACGACATCTGTGAAAAGATGAACGCACTAACATTGTCAGTGTCAATTGCGACTGGCAGAATGACAGAAACAACCATGCTCCTGGTGTGCTGCTTTGTCATCCAGAGCGCAGAGATGATAAGAGCAAAGCGAACTATCACCAACAGAACGACTACATGA
- the LOC100843159 gene encoding cytochrome P450 734A6 isoform X2, which produces MMGWWWIAAAAAACAAAYMAVKLLEVLWWRPRRVEAHFARQGIRGPPYRFFIGCVREMVALMVASSAKPMPPPYRSHNVLPRVLAFYHHWKKIYGSTFLIWFGPTPRLAVADPDLIREIFISRAQHFDRYESHPMVRQLEGEGLVSLRGEKWAHHRKVLQPTFHMENLKMLLPFIGKTVVDMVEKWHGMADTESGEVEIDVSEWFQIVTEDAITRTAFGRSYEDGKAVFKLQTKLMAFASEAFRKVFIPGYRFLPTKKNTSSWKLDKEIRKNLVTLIGRRQEATDDERLEGCAKDLLGLMINAGSNSDRRTQLVSPITVNDIVEECKTFFFAGKQTTSNLLTWTTVVLAMHPEWQELARQEVLEVCGTQDIPCREQLAKLKTLSMILYETLRLYPPAVATVRRAKSDVVLGGYHIPRDTELLIPIMAVHHDVRLWGPDATEFNPARFAEGVSRAAKHPTAFIPFGLGARMCIGQNLALLEAKLTVAIILQRFEFWLSPKYIHAPTVLMLLHPQYGAPIIFRSRSSQTSDHMTTSVKR; this is translated from the exons ATGATGGGTTGGTGGTggatcgcggcggcggcggcggcgtgcgcggcggcgTACATGGCGGTGAAGCTCCTGGAGGTGCTGtggtggcggccgcggcgcgtgGAGGCGCACTTCGCCCGGCAGGGGATCAGGGGTCCGCCCTACCGCTTCTTCATCGGCTGCGTCAGGGAGATGGTGGCGCTCAtggtggcctcctccgccaAGCCAATGCCGCCCCCTTACCGCTCCCACAACGTCCTCCCCCGCGTCCTCGCCTTCTACCACCACTGGAAGAAAATCTACG GTTCCACGTTCCTCATATGGTTCGGCCCGACGCCGCGGCTCGCTGTCGCCGATCCCGACCTCATCCGGGAGATCTTCATCTCGCGCGCGCAGCATTTCGACCGCTACGAGTCACACCCCATGGTGCGGCAGCTCGAGGGCGAGGGGCTCGTCAGCTTGCGCGGTGAGAAGTGGGCGCACCACCGCAAGGTGCTCCAGCCCACCTTCCACATGGAGAACCTCAAG ATGCTGCTGCCGTTCATCGGGAAGACGGTCGTGGACATGGTGGAGAAGTGGCACGGCATGGCTGACACTGAGTCAGGCGAGGTCGAGATCGACGTGTCCGAGTGGTTCCAGATTGTGACAGAGGACGCCATCACACGCACAGCCTTCGGACGGAGCTACGAGGACGGCAAGGCCGTATTCAAGCTCCAGACGAAGCTCATGGCCTTCGCCTCCGAGGCATTTCGCAAGGTCTTCATCCCTGGATACAG GTTCTTGCCGACCAAGAAGAACACCAGCTCGTGGAAGCTGGACAAGGAGATCAGAAAGAACCTGGTGACGCTCATCGGCCGGAGGCAGGAGGCCACAGACGACGAGCGGCTCGAAGGGTGCGCCAAGGACCTCCTAGGCCTCATGATCAACGCCGGCAGCAACAGCGACAGGAGAACACAGCTGGTCAGCCCCATTACTGTGAATGACATCGTGGAGGAATgcaagaccttcttcttcgccgGCAAGCAGACGACGTCAAACCTCCTGACATGGACCACCGTGGTGCTCGCCATGCATCCAGAGTGGCAGGAGCTCGCCCGGCAGGAGGTCCTCGAAGTCTGCGGCACGCAGGACATCCCCTGCCGCGAGCAGCTCGCCAAGCTCAAGACT CTCAGCATGATCCTGTACGAGACACTGCGTCTGTACCCTCCTGCGGTTGCAACGGTGCGGCGAGCAAAGTCCGACGTGGTGCTCGGCGGGTACCATATCCCGCGCGACACAGAGCTGCTGATCCCGATCATGGCCGTGCACCACGACGTGCGGCTGTGGGGGCCGGACGCGACAGAGTTCAACCCGGCGCGGTTCGCGGAAGGTGTGTCACGAGCGGCCAAACACCCGACGGCGTTCATACCGTTTGGCCTGGGCGCGAGGATGTGCATCGGCCAGAACCTGGCGCTCCTGGAGGCCAAACTCACGGTGGCCATCATTCTCCAGCGTTTCGAGTTCTGGCTGTCGCCCAAGTACATCCATGCTCCGACGGTCCTGATGCTCCTCCACCCGCAGTACGGGGCACCCATCATCTTCCGATCCCGCTCATCTCAGACGTCCGATCATATGACGACATCTGTGAAAAGATGA